DNA from Amycolatopsis sp. DSM 110486:
CCGCAGTGGCCGTGCGCCATGGCCTGCTCGACGTTGGTCCGGTCGAGCGGGATACCCAGTTCCTTGGCCAGCGCTTCGAACGCGCCGAGGTTGTCGTGCAGGTAGAGCGTGCGTTCGAGGGCACCGACCGGGACCCCGGCGCGTTCGCAGGCCCGGCCGACCACCTCGCGGGTCCGCGCGGTGAGCTGGTCGGCGAAGGCCAGCGCGGCTCGGCCGTCGCCGTCGAAGAACGTGTCCATGCGGTCGACCAGCGGGGCGATCCGCGGCGGCGCGCCGGAGAACGGCCGGGCCCCGCCGCCGGTCTCCATCCGCATGAACCCGGCGTTGCGACCGTCGCTGATCGTCTCGGTCACCAGCCACCGGCAGTCCGGGTGGTCCCGGCGCAGCACTGCCGCGGCGGCGCCGTCGGAGCCGAGCGAGGTGCCGGTCTCGACGCGGTCCCAGTAAGCCTCGACGATCCGGTTCGCGGCGACGACCAGCGCCGTGCGGTGGCCGGGGTGCGTGGCGAACCGGCCGGCCACGGTGTCGAAGGCGGTGACCCCGCCGCCGCACGCCTGCGCGAGCAGCAGGGCCTCCGCCCGGTCCGCGCCCAGCCGGTGCTGCAGCGCCGCCGCGGGGTCCCAGTACAGGTATTCGGCGATGTCGGTCATCGCCAGCACGACGAGGTCGAGCTCCGCCGCCGTCACCCCGGCCCGCCGGAGCGCGGCTTCGCCCGCCCG
Protein-coding regions in this window:
- a CDS encoding 3-oxoacyl-ACP synthase III family protein, coding for MELGIVALGQALGAPCEPGTLAGADPAKLRTWGYRRFHRADDGVGLTDLAVRAGEAALRRAGVTAAELDLVVLAMTDIAEYLYWDPAAALQHRLGADRAEALLLAQACGGGVTAFDTVAGRFATHPGHRTALVVAANRIVEAYWDRVETGTSLGSDGAAAAVLRRDHPDCRWLVTETISDGRNAGFMRMETGGGARPFSGAPPRIAPLVDRMDTFFDGDGRAALAFADQLTARTREVVGRACERAGVPVGALERTLYLHDNLGAFEALAKELGIPLDRTNVEQAMAHGHCGPADQLISLERLLSGGELVPGDVVALVSMSSGMHWACTLLRI